In Nicotiana tabacum cultivar K326 chromosome 11, ASM71507v2, whole genome shotgun sequence, a single window of DNA contains:
- the LOC142166028 gene encoding uncharacterized protein LOC142166028 encodes MAADGTSSTTAALTPYQNVDPVHRHHPLYIHPYDTQGTVLISIQLQGPENYSLWSRSMKIVLHGKNKLGFVLGTCRKHMFDPILHELWDRYNAIVLAWIMNIVAPNLLSSVIYVSDAHKIWEDLRERFDKVNASRSFYLHKEIGKLTQGLFLNDTFDNIKDQILMTRPVPNINQAYAMIINVESQRRNNATVGVSDPTALLSNRAPTDGHNHGYKPRNNLGKSSLQCDFCYLKGNATNVVPTYGSATDSSPAITGVSSAPFFTQDQYNQILQMLNKGKQVDTMANSATMNTTGTITTLMSHLVIISHTGDLSLFKDKSVHHELFTRNVMGIGKEEHGRYILKHKEQDVPEQLPDSRPFHSSSFVNTTSSEFQTNNASIENKNTSECPDETVLWHKRLGYAPLRVLKRIESLTNVQLKDHFCTVCPVAKQTKIPFSSSNKCFINAFDLIHVVV; translated from the exons ATGGCTGCTGACGGAACTTCCTCTACTACAGCTGCTCTTACACCATATCAAAATGTAGATCCGGTTCATCGCCATCATCCACTCTACATTCACCCATATGATACACAAGGTACAGTTCTCATCTCAATTCAACTTCAAGGTCCTGAGAATTATTCACTGTGGAGTAGATCTATGAAGATTGTTTTGCATGGTAAAAATAAGTTAGGCTTTGTGCTAGGAACATGTAGAAAACATATGTTTGATCCTATTTTACACGAGCTATGGGATAGGTATAATGCTATTGTGTTGGCCTGGATAATGAACATTGTGGCTCCAAATCTGCTTAGTTCTGTGATATACGTTTCTGATGCTCACAAGATTTGGGAAGATCTTCGTGAGAGATTTGATAAAGTCAATGCATCTAGATCCTTCTACTTACACAAGGAAATTGGGAAACTAACACAAGGTCTATT CCTAAATGATACCTTTGATAATATCAAGGATCAGATCCTCATGACTAGGCCAGTACCTAATATAAATCAGGCATATGCAATGATCATTAATGTGGAAAGTCAGAGAAGGAACAACGCTACTGTTGGTGTTAGTGATCCTACAGCCCTGTTGAGTAATAGAGCTCCTACTGATGGTCACAATCATGGCTATAAGCCCAGAAATAACCTTGGAAAGTCCTCCCTTCAATGTGACTTCTGCTATCTTAAAG GAAATGCTACTAATGTGGTCCCAACATATGGTTCAGCAACTGATAGCTCTCCAGCAATAACAGGTGTCTCTTCAGCACCTTTCTTTACTCAGGATCAATACAATCAAATCTTGCAAATGTTGAACAAAGGAAAGCAAGTTGACACTATGGCTAATTCCGCAACAATGAATACTACAGGTACTATAACAACTCTCATGTCTCATcta GTTATTATCAGCCACACTGGTGATCTATCATTGTTTAAGGATAAATCAGTACATCAT GAGCTCTTCACTAGGAATGTGATGGGGATTGGTAAAGAGGAGCATGGCCGCTACATTCTGAAGCACAAAGAACAAGATGTTCCCGAGCAGTTGCCAGATTCTAGGCCATTTCACTCAAGTTCTTTTGTAAATACTACTAGTAGTGAATTTCAAACAAATAATGCTAGTATTGAAAATAAGAATACATCTGAGTGTCCAGATGAAACTGTTTTGTGGCATAAGAGGTTGGGTTATGCACCACTAAGGGTTCTAAAAAGGATAGAAAGTTTAACAAATGTTCAATTGAAGGACCATTTCTGTACAGTTTGTCCTGTTGCTAAGCAAACCAAAATTCCTTTTTCCTCCAGTAATAAATGTTTTATTAATGCATTTGATCTCATACATGTTGTTGTTTGA